The Plasmodium vivax chromosome 12, whole genome shotgun sequence genomic interval CCCGCACGGTCAGTGGCAAAGATGTGCAGCACGTAGGTACTCACCTTCGCGTTTGCATTTGCATCTGCATTTGCACCCGCATCCGCCGCCGCGTTCACCTTGAACAGCTCGCGCAGAACAACGGAGaggcctctcccccccgagTGCCTAAAAGAGGGCAGCTGAAACTTTGTGTAAATGATTTTGTCCCTCACCCCGATCGTCTGAATGGACACATTGAAGAGGGTCTCCAGGGATGTCACCAGGTCGTCCAACGTGACGTCTCCTCTGGTTTCTTTGCTCCTCATGTTTATAAATGCTTTTGCTTGGCTGCTCATTtgctccgttttttttttcactcttttTAAGGTGTCCACTAAATGGGTTAGTGCCTTGGACAGCTCTCCTGCGTTTCTGCTCTGCTCCATCAGTAGACGCacgttcttttttatttcgccGATGTGTATAGAAGCCCGGTGAAGGGACTCTCCAACTTCGGACGCGGCGCCCACGGTGAGGAGGTCCTTCAGGATGGACTCTGCCAAGTcgttggcggcgttggcggcgtcagcggtgttagcggcggtAGCAGTATTCACATCATTAGCACTCTTCACAATGTTAGCAGCATCCTCATTCGCGCCGCTCACCGCCCTGCTAGCCTCGGCCAGCGCCCCCTCCAcgtgctgctcccccccccggtaGCCGAACGGACCGACGGGCAGTCTGCACTCCCCCACGTTGCACTTCACCGCGTCGCACTCCCCAacgtttccccttttctttccccctctAGGGTAAATATGAACGTAGAGATAGTTCCAAATGGAAAACTGAAACCTCCTCATCAACGCCGACGGGGAGTTCTCATACATcaggggggggcacacacTACTCAGCTGCGAGtgggtgaaaaaattatcctcCAGATTGACATAATGGTTGTTAAGTAAGCTGCATAGAATTTCCAGCTCCTCGTAGGGCacgttaaaaaaggagaacaaCGCCTTTCCGTTTTTCCGAACGTAGACTCTGCTTCCGTACGTGTAGATGGTCAAATCTTTGAGCTTTTCCTCGCGAAATTGGGTTAGGGTGGCGGCGGTTTCATCACGCTGTGGTGGGTAGCTAGCTGGGTGGCCTCCCCTTATTTGGtagctccccatttggtgactccccattttggagcCCCCCACGCGCGAGTGCATCACATGGGCCAGCTTGTACATCTCGAGGGCGGCGAGCGCGGAAATGGCCGAAACGACTGTGACGATGGCCGGCACGATGTTGTTGCAGATTTTGAAAAACTCCAGCATGGGCAGGTGCGGGAAGTTGTAATTTTCGTTCCGCACGTTGGTCAGGCTGAACACGAAGTTGATGTCGTCCGCGTCGTCCTGCAGGTTGCAAATCAGGGGGGTGAGAAGCGCGGCGTCTTTGCGGCCCCCCGATTGGGCGGAGGGCTTGGCCAGTGTGCCGTCCAATGTGCTGTCCAATGTGTTTCCTCCTGTGCTGCCAAATGTGCTGCCAAACGGGGTGGCCTCCCCCCTAGCTGCCGAGCTCCCCCCAACTGTCGCTCCTTTCCCCGGCGCGCCCCGCCGGCGCTGCACCCACCGCAGGGCCGAAACAAACACGGGGTTGTTGAACAGCCCGAAGAGCTCCCTCTCCACGGAGGCGTAGAACTCCCGGGTGGTGTTCTTGCGGATGACGGAGAGGAAGTACAGCAGCCGCTTCACATCCACGTGCAGGTTATTCTTCGATACGATTTCTCCTATGGCGTCCTCAAAGGGAGGCCATTTGGAGGCCCCACTTTGCTCCTCCTTGAAATAGAAGACCCCCCCTTGCTGCGTTTTCTCGCAGTCCAAAAGGtatagtaaattttttaaaacttttttaaaatttttctccGCACAGTGGTAGAAAAGCACgtgatttttatttcccgGCTGGAACGAAACCGGCTTCGGCAGCTTCTgaacttcttcaaaataCTTGTGCAATTCTGCTTCGTCACTTTTGAGCAAGTGAATAACATTTCTCACAAAAATATTCTCCCAAAGGAGCTGAACAGTTTTGTGTACATCTGCATTgaagtacatttttgttaatttaaaGAAGAGGAGCAAGTTGCTCACATTATCGTAGGTGCATAGGCGGCCGATAAAAGAAACGGGgtcatttaaaaagttattcaTTTTGATCACATTGTCGGTAAAGTAGTGGCTGTAAATGCTTTTTGCAAACTGGATGACATGCTTGGGGTGTTTGGGGAAGGATGTAATGGTGCACGAGTTATTTGCCTCTTGGTCTGCCTGGCCATCCATCGAGTTGCTCGTGTACGTCTCGCTTGAGAAGGGGATAACTATTTGGCTACTTCCCTTCAGACCCTCTATGCCCGCTTCGACCACTGGGATGGAGTTCATAACGCAAAATGCGTCGCAAACTGCTCTGCTTTGGAAATTGTCCAAACAGAGGATGCACACGATGGGGGAGGAGCTCCTTCGGTTAAGCGGTCTTCGCTTTATTTGCTCCTTCCAGTTGGTTCCCTCCAAGGGGGTACTCCTACCTCTGtgtgttcccttttcttcatcaCCCTTCGAATGGGAGGACAACCAATTTAGAAGCAAGCCTCTATTCCCCAAGATTGCATCATCCACCTTCATTTTCACAAAACCGCAGTTCACATTCGGGCTCAACTTCTTAACATTCTGTGCAGCCACTTGACATTTCAACTTCCCCACGTCTTTCGCGCTGAACAGGAACTGCCTAGACAGGTTGGATTCCTCAATCAGGTCGTAGTCCACCACTTGGATGCGCCCCCCTGGGGATATTCCCCTACGCGAGGAAACTCCCATCAGCGCCAGCAGCTTCAAAAACTCACACCCCAAGGCACCTGACCCGATCAGCAAAATATTCAAATCGTTCAGAAATTTCTGAAATTGGGGcccaaaaaaattcagcTGGTGCATGTGCCTTCCGTGATACTTGTGAGTAATTTTCGCAAAGGGAAATAAATCCCTCTTGTCGAAAAACAAGGTCTGGTGAATGGGTTTGAACTTGTGCGTCAcgccttttaaaatttcttgcGTCACCAAAGATCcgaaaaatgcagaaaatggCGACAATTCGATGTGTGCAgctgaacaaaattgatTTGCCACCTGaacgttcatatttttttttttttttttacacaactTTTCAAACGCTTGAATGTCCTCTGGGGTGAatattttctcccccttcttacgttttatcatttcttcGTAGCATAGAAAGCACAGCTCTTCGTCGCTCACTTGGTCTGCTTCGTTTGAGCGGTTAAACAACGCcaggagggggaacaaaaGAGCATAGCTTTTTCCCCTGTCCAGTTTTCCCCGCACACCGATTAGGTATTCCTCCAAACTTTGATAATTTaacctgacctgttcaggcacTTTTTGGATGCTCATATTGCGGGGGggatttttcaaaaggaTTTCTTGCACACACGGATTGTCGCTTTTTCGTGGGAGCATCTTCCTCAACTTTTCAAACAGGTGCATAACTAGattgtggcattttttttctacatacTGTACaactcggggggggagcacatTCCCCGCAAACGTGTcgaatgcattttttttttccaaaatggtgaCGCGGATTTTGTTGCTTCTCTTGCACACGTCTGTAATTTTGCAGGGGATGTTCACCGCCTGCTGacttccattttgcacatgcAGCATTATGACGTCCTTTTCGCTCAGCTGGAGGTCCCCGTAGTTGGGCAAACAATGCAGGACGAAGTGACCATCGCCCGCGAGTTCCACTTTGCTTATGCCGTACGACTCACCATTGCTATTCGAATTGGAGTAGGCAAACTGTCCAAAGTCGACAAAAATGCGCCCAAACAGGCCCACTGTGTTTACACaaatgaacttttttttttcttcctctttcacattgccccccctcctgcaCATATTACTCAGTCTTACGTTAAACTGCTCACTTTGATTTGCGGACACAACTACGTCGTAGTGATGCACCGCATTTTCGACACTTGTGACCACTTCAATTTTGCAGTTGTCACTCAGCTTACGCATGTTCTGCACACAAGctacgctttttttttccttgtttataaatttcttctcgcaaaaaaggaggctaTCTACATCGTCCACGGTCAAAATGTCATTGTCATATATTCCTATTTCCTTCACTCCGCaaagaattaaatttttgcatatttcgCTACTTACCCCGTTGAGGCCGATGACTAATATTTTACtctttcgaatttttttttcttcttcatatcCGTGCGTGTATATTTGtctgctatattttttttccctctgcaGGAGGTCCACACTATTCGGTGCTGCAGTTTCATCATTTGGATGGTTTGAATCACTGTTGAGTACTTGATGCTTGGTCGCTTGTCTCTTTGCCCGTCTGGTGGCATAATTCATATGGCTATCAGTGTCACACAGATTTGGCTTCTTCCTATCTGGACCCTTTACGTGTGCGCTTAACTGTGGCGACTTCTTTGGGGCGTCCCCGCGTAGCACATCCCTTAAGCCACCTTCGagacttccccccttggcatttttaaaaccgCTGGCTACATTTTCAAGTAGGCACTTCTGGGAAGAGCCACCATTTTTCGATTTGTTATCCTCCCTTTTTACTTGTATGCTACAGAGTTTGTGCAAATGTTGTTTGCtccctttccattttgtcctCCTTACGGTAAAGGGCCCCCTTTGCGGATTCTCCTTAATGCTGAAAATGTCATAAACGGGGAAGGACAACCTGCCGCTATCAACCTTAACCCGGCTGTAATTTGATATGCGGCAGTTGGTCGTGCTTGCTGTGTGTACTATCACccaaaagataaaaaggcAGAATTGTTTCGAAACAAAATTCATAGTTTTAACGCCTCACGTGggttattaaaaagaagggggcGAGCCAAATGAGCTCTTTGACTTATTCTGGTGGggggcgtaaaaaaaaaaaagaaaaaaaaagaaaaagaaaaagaaattacgTTTTGCGTTCCCGTCCATTTTTACGTCCGCTATTTGTAAGGAGTGCAACCTGGGGGGGTTATTCGTCTCCCCGTTGGGTTTCCCtatttttgctccccctcaTGTGAGCGCTTCCGCTGGCACTTATCTAAACGCCAGCGCAGAGCGTGTTTTTATCCAATCGGTTAGCTCGCTCCCCTGTTAttctccctctccctcttTCAATTTACGCAAAAGTTGTTCTTACGAAGCTGCCACAAGCAATATGCAGCAACATCGTGGGGAGACCATTACGCGAACAGGTCGTCTTTTCATCTTTACAACTCCGCTGCGAATGGTATAAGTGcgttccccccccttttgtcaTTCATCtttcttttatcttttttttttttgagctcCTGCTGGGGGCAGCCCCTCTGTGGGTATCTCCTTGTGTATCTGTTCCGGTAGGCTAATCCCCTTTATTCTGCGTTGTTatctttttccgcttttttaaattatcccCTCAAGCTGTTCAGCTCTTTCTTCGCGAGATGCTCCTATTCTTTCTCCCTCCCCTGTTGATCGCCGCACGGTGAATGTGCGCTCTGACACAAATTCGGCGTGCGATTTGGTGAGCTACTCGTGTAAAACTTCCCCAATGGAGTTCACTCATCTCATATTATCCTCGCTCTCAACTTTGGGGGTTTTCCTTCCTAAAGCGCATACCCTCACCTATCTGCGTTAATCACTtgcgctctttttttaaccagGCGAAGTCCACAATTTGGCTTCTTATAAAAAGGcggcgaattttttttttttttcgctacctgttcaggtgaatgtgctatttttttttttttttttcgctacctgttcaggtgaatgtgttatttttttttttttttagctgcctgttcaggtgaatattttttcttccttttctgcagTATGCACATGGGCTctcctatattttttttttttttttttttttggaacccAACTCTGCATGCACATACACTGAATGGAGAAAACGCGCCAAAATTGCGGCATGGAGAAAGAAGTCTCATTGTTTAATCTGtctgcgctttttttttttccccctcgagTGAATTTTTCAGAGGCGTTGCTCTTTTCGCGCGTTACTTGTTTGTTTGCCTGCTTTACAACATGGCGGATCAGCGCCCACACGTTCTGCGAAACAAGTCCGACCGGCGTGCGCCTTCTCGCGCGATCACTTGCACAACCGTTGTTTGCGACAGCTTGCGGCGAATTTTTGCAACGAGCATTTTTAACCAACATTTACGACGAGCATTTTTAGCCATCATTTGCTACCAACATTTTTAGCCATCATTTGCTACCAACATTTTTAGCCATCATTTGCTACCAACATTTTTAGCCAACTTTTGCTACCAACATTTTTAGCCAACATGTTCGCGCCCTTTAAAAACATGCCACCTCCCAACTCACCATGCACACACAGGGGAGATGAAACGAGAGCCACGCGcgcaaatttttgcaaaagaaaagcaaaaagaggACTCAGCTGAACATTTGCTTGCCACTGCACATCCTGTTTCATCGCTTTCGGGGAAAACTCCGATCAGGACTTGCTCCCACTGTGCGCGTCTTTTTTGTCGTGCTGCGCGGAATGCTATCTTTTTTCTCCGCTTTGTGGCTGCCtttttcgccgcttcgcttccttttcatcgctttttttccccccctgcgatAGAGCCTGCCTGACTGAAACGCCTTTGAATTTCGCCCCTTTCCAAGCCAACCATGTACGTGTTTCCCCTAGCGAACTGGCACCTGCACGACCCCACGCCCTTGTGCCTGTGCCTGTACCCGTACCTGTACGCTCTGCTGTGTCACTACGTATGCATCTGCTGCTTATACGCATGTCTGTCTCCTCTGGTTCGCTTTTACATAATATGCAAGCAAGTTTGCATCATCCTGTGTTTCGCTCTGCTCTTTACAATGCAGTTTAACTGTGAGGTGATTTACTTTCTCTTTCTGTGAGTGTGTGACGGCACAGCAGATAGGTGTCTCTTTCCCAGTGCTTCATGCGCATGTTCGACTGAGCTGCTGTTTGTTGGGTTACGTTACAGCCCATATATAATATCACCTCTGTTGGAAGAAGAGAGATGGACCCTGCCTCGGAAGATACCTGCTGCTACTGCTTGGGCAGCACAGATGGAAGGCCGTACCACCACGTCATGTGGAAGTCCTACAAAATGTGCCTTCGATGCAAAACCGACTTGAAAAACTGCCTCTCCTgtgaaaggaaaataaaggaaaagacATCCTCACGAAGATACACCCCTTGCTGTAGATCCACATACGATCATTTATGCGATATATGTTGCGAGCTTCCCATCAtctgttgtaaaaaaaaattgggggatGCCATACCTGAGGTTTTATACGCCCTCGATTTGCACATGAGCATTAGGGttccccccaattttttgaCCTACCAGAATATTTACACCTTTAACAAGGAGAGGTTCAACGACGCGAATCATCGATGCACGTTTGAGTATGACCACGTTGGGTAtgcacacaggggggagCGGGTCGATTCGGTAGAGCCAGCGCAGCACAGCGAGGTTGCAGCAAAGGGAAGGGACCCCCCGAATgggaaaaacggaaaagccACTACAGAAGGAGACTTCAAATCGGAGCAAAACCAAAAGAAGGATATAAAAACACTCCTTCGGAAACTAACCCGTTCGGGGCAtcggccaaaaaaaaaaaaaaaaaaaagggaagtgaCACGAACGGGGGAAGATACACAAAGGGTGAGCTTTTCTCgtccccaaaaaaaggacaacaAGGAAAATAACAAAGTGGAAGGGGGACGTAGCGGTGGAGATGCCCTTATGTGCGCCGCTAAAGGGGAGGGAAGTGCCCCACACGATGTAGCTTCCCCCATAAAGGTACCCCCCACCGAGGGGATCAACCAACCTGATGAGACGCACCGGCGAAGGAGGGAACCGAAAAATCACCatctgaagaagaagctgttttccaaaaaatcgAGTCTATACAGCAAGGCAACGGCGCCCCTCTTGGACTACCTCAAATTGTTGCGAAGTCGGACGAAGGAAAGGGGGAGAGACAGGCGAGGCGGAGTTTCTCGGCGCCAGGGGGGGGCACCACTGGAGGAGCAAAAGGGCAATACAACCGCAGATGTGAAGAACGAAAAGCGGTTAGCAATGCGTTTCTCCACTCGGTTTTCAACTCGGTTCCCCACTCGGTTCTCCACTCGAATCGCGAGCCGCATCGCAACCCGCATGGCGACCCGGATCGGCTCCAAAGCGGTTACTCAGGTGGATGGCCAAATGGCCGCCGCCCCACCGCGGAAGTCGCACGACCTGCATCTCGTGCTTTCCTTTACCAACCGAGCgaacgaagaagaaatattCACACGGCTGCTACACAACGAGCTGAAGGTGACCGACGTGCTATACCTACGGAACATGTTcaggcaaaatggggatggAGAAAAGGCAATAGCATCCTGCAACTGTGTAGTCGTGTCCCAAAAAAAGTTGCTCCTTCTACATGAGCAGAATAAGATGATACCAAATTATGCGTATAGAAAATTAAAGCTGCACGAATTGTTGCCTCCAAATAAGGACCACCTAAAGCTGGTTGACCATCTCTCGTTAGCTGATTGCTTGCCAGAGATTTcacttttcttttacatGTCCCACGAGCTGATGCACACATACCTGTGGGTCTCTCACCTTGGCACATCTGCTCAGTTTGAGCAAATACGAAAAATTGTAAAGAAGCTGCACGGGAGATCTTTTCATGCAGGGAGCGAGAACAACCGCGGGGATAAGCTCCACAAACGTCTGGCTTATTATTTGTCGCCTGAGTTGGAGGAGGCCCTCTGCGTGTTTGCTTCCATTCAGTTTATGCATCACATGAGGGCGGTCAACGCAGGTGGGTGCGAAAGTGGGCATCCTCAATTTTTCGGAGGTGAACATAGCCATGCGCCTGAATGTGAGCTCATAAACTACTACATCAGAACGTGCGAGCGAGGGGGATCCCCCATGTATGGCAAAAACTACAGGGAGCTAAAAAGGATTATGAAGAATTATACGCTGGTGGATATTCTGCACATCATTGGAGACATAAACCGCGCACGCTTTTACCCCGTGGTAAGTCTGCGATTACTGCGCGCTGTGGTTTCCTCCATCCGTGTTGTAAGATAAGTGGGTTGGGGAGAAAATACGCAAAGAGGAGGGAGACCCCCcccgtgtgtgtgtgtgtgtgtgtgtgtgtaatACGTCCTACTCGCATCCTTCACACATCAGTTTTGGGAGTCCAAGTTGGgcccttttttcccaaaaatgaacaaaaatgcacacgtgAAAAAAGGCCATCCATTTAACCGCCTATTGGACACACCTTCAGACGGATATTACTTCATCTGTGCGCTGTGTCAACCTTTTTAATACGCACAAAATGATCGGGGGggattttccccttctttgcAATTCCCACCGAACGGAGCGCGCCTGCCATGTTTCCACCTCCATACGGCCAATTACACCTGGtgtgcaaaaggaaagaaaaatgtggagaGGGAGGGGCATCCTCTTCGCGCAGAAAAACGTTTCACGTAACGCGGCATGTtgtatgggaaaaaaaaggggagacccGCTTTACGTTTATTCCATATAAGTTTCAAACGagacaacaaaaaaatgattaacaaGGTGACATTAGGGGCATACGCATAAGAACGTGTAGCATACGCATAAGAACGTGTAGCATACGCATAAGTACATGTGGCATACGCATAAGTACATGTGGCATACGCATAAGTGCACGTACCATACGCATAAGTGCACGTACCATACGCATAAGTGCACGTACCATACGCATAAGTGCACGTACCATACGCATAAGTGCACGTACCATACGCATAAGTGCACGTACCATACGCATAAGTGCACGTACCATACGCATAAGTGCACGTAccatacgcatatgtacacgtaccatacgcatatgtacacgGAACACACAcgcaggaggggggaggggaggccAAACCGAAACAGTTGTCAATCTGGACAACTTGACACGTttaggaaaagaagaagaagaagaaaaaaaaaaaaaaaaaaaaaaaaaacacatatttAGCTagccagctagccaaaaggtcatttttttttcttactttcTTTCTTACTTTCTTTCTTACTTTCTTTCttacttttttcttatttttttaatacttgGCCATGATGTACCTCGCCCGCACAAAGGTGAACTTCTCGCCGTTATACGTGAACTCACAGCTTTCGTTGGAGAAGGGAGAAAATTTGATGTAGTCGTTTACGCGTACGTCGATTGGCACTTTGTTATTATTCGAGTCGTAGGTGCCATCGCCCACCGCTACAACAAGTCCGTCCGTTGACTTATCGCTCTTGGACTCAGGCATTATTACTAGGGAGCTGGACGCTGCGTTTGTGTCTACTAATTTGATGAGCACGCGGTCATAGAAGGGGGTGATGTTGTTTGGCCTCACCTCCACGGAGGCGTCGTTGATTTTCGCCAGGATTTCTTCGTTGGATATGAGCAGGCACTCCTTGTCGTTGTACTTgagctgcgggggggagaagccagaTTGGAGTGGGAGCGGCATCTTTGGAGGGGAACCAGATCGGCTTCTGAAGAAGCGCTGTCCCGTTTGCCTCTCTCACGGTGGGGGCCCCCACACATGGTACAGATGACACACAGCTCCTCCGCGGTGCCTTACTTTGGTCCCATCGCTCGGGTTGAAGATCACGACGTCGCCAACCTGGACGTCTATCGGCACTCTTTCGCTGCAGGGCAAAGCGGGGAAATGTGTACGTAATGAAAGCAGCCTCTCCAAGggctcacatttttgcgaaggCACTAATcaagggaggggaaaaaaggggagccatTTTTCTCATCCGTAGGGgtaactcctttttgtggctccatttccctcttttttgtgtttttttctttattctttccctcttttttgtgtgttttttttttgttccacgTTTTCCTTTCCACATGTGGGTAATCGAAAAggggatttaaaaaaaaaaaaaaaaacgacctttcctttttgcgccttcatagtattctttttttaaaattcagtttgcttttaaaaattcagcCTATTAGCGCAGTGTCCATTTGGTTGGAGGGCCCACTGGGGTGCAACTCTCCACTTTGCGGGGTATACCCTTTGGTACGTGGATGTGTGCAGACTGGGCCTCTTCACTAAAACGCCCCTGCTGCGCACTCCACCCCCCGGCGGTTTGTTTTTTACCCGTTTTTGGTGTTCACAGCTCCGGTGCCCACGCCTAGAATTTTGCCGATGTACTGGTTCTTCCGcaactgcgggggggaagcggtgaaacgGGTCAGCAgatgagcggatgagcggatgagcggcAGCAGAGATACACATCGCAGCAATGAGTCAGCTCGCCGCCGGCTTCCCAATTTACCGTGTCGCCGATGAAGACGCCCGCCTCCGTCGTGTCGTACGCCTCATCCTTCTGAATCAAGACGAACTCGTTCAGAGGAGTGAGGGGCCCCCGTATAATCTTATTCTCCAATTTGTactctgaaaaaaaaaaaaggggaaagggggTGAAATTTAAAGGTGGTGGGGAACTAGGGCTAATGGGGTGTTCAGGTGGGCCAGGGggtgcacacacacaaacactatgcacacacatgtacgAGGTCTACTCCATGCCGTGCATAAGATGAGGACGCCTCTTTAGGAGGGCCGGGAAAAGAATGACGAACCTGTGGCCCGCAGCCTCTGCGAAGAGCTCCGCTGCAGTTGCCTCGGGTTGCTCGTGACGAAATTCTGAAGTGGCGAAGTGGAGAGGTGGCGAAGTGGAGAAGGGGAGAGGTGAcgaaacgggggagaagcaaacgcGCAATAGGCCGGATGGAAACACCGTGCTCGGCGCGGGGGTTTACCAAATTGCTGCTCGTAGTAACCCTCTTCGCCAGGGCCGCCGTCAGGGAGACCACGACAAGGGACGCCAGCAGAGAGAGCTTCATCTTGGGGAGGCTTGCCCTGGGTCACGCGCACATGAATGCATAGGCTGCGTTAGCAACTTGTGCGGCTTCTGCAACTTCTATGGCTTCCAAAGCTTCTATGGCTTCTGCCGCCAACCCGGGGAGGAAAGAAACGCGCTTCGAAGCAGGCACAACGGAAGAGGCACTAAAGCGACGCTCCAAATATTTCCTCCTTTATGTGACGCCCCTCTCAAGGCAGGTACTCTTTCAATACATGTGCGGGAACCCCCCGTGTTGCGGCTAGGGGTAGGAACTTTACACGCACGCGGCTGCAAGGAAGAACCTGTAGGCAGAGGGGGTTCTCGCCGGAGGCTTATGCGCTATCGCGTGGTCAAATTCGCAATTCGCAGATGGTGGGCATGCTCAATGGTTAAGCGGTTTGTGCAACTGCTTTGTGGAGaaccttttttgcaaaactctGAGGGGGCATATGTGCGGGTCCCCCGGGTGAGCACAACTCTCTCACTGCGGCAGCTGCGGTGGGGCGACTGaccggcaaaaaaaaaaaaaaaaaaaaaaaaaaaagcggcctTCCTACCGTGGCTCtcacatatatgcatgca includes:
- a CDS encoding ubiquitin-activating enzyme, putative (encoded by transcript PVX_082590A); translated protein: MNFVSKQFCLFIFWVIVHTASTTNCRISNYSRVKVDSGRLSFPVYDIFSIKENPQRGPFTVRRTKWKGSKQHLHKLCSIQVKREDNKSKNGGSSQKCLLENVASGFKNAKGGSLEGGLRDVLRGDAPKKSPQLSAHVKGPDRKKPNLCDTDSHMNYATRRAKRQATKHQVLNSDSNHPNDETAAPNSVDLLQREKKYSRQIYTHGYEEEKKIRKSKILVIGLNGVSSEICKNLILCGVKEIGIYDNDILTVDDVDSLLFCEKKFINKEKKSVACVQNMRKLSDNCKIEVVTSVENAVHHYDVVVSANQSEQFNVRLSNMCRRGGNVKEEEKKKFICVNTVGLFGRIFVDFGQFAYSNSNSNGESYGISKVELAGDGHFVLHCLPNYGDLQLSEKDVIMLHVQNGSQQAVNIPCKITDVCKRSNKIRVTILEKKNAFDTFAGNVLPPRVVQYVEKKCHNLVMHLFEKLRKMLPRKSDNPCVQEILLKNPPRNMSIQKVPEQVRLNYQSLEEYLIGVRGKLDRGKSYALLFPLLALFNRSNEADQVSDEELCFLCYEEMIKRKKGEKIFTPEDIQAFEKLCKKKKKNMNVQVANQFCSAAHIELSPFSAFFGSLVTQEILKGVTHKFKPIHQTLFFDKRDLFPFAKITHKYHGRHMHQLNFFGPQFQKFLNDLNILLIGSGALGCEFLKLLALMGVSSRRGISPGGRIQVVDYDLIEESNLSRQFLFSAKDVGKLKCQVAAQNVKKLSPNVNCGFVKMKVDDAILGNRGLLLNWLSSHSKGDEEKGTHRGRSTPLEGTNWKEQIKRRPLNRRSSSPIVCILCLDNFQSRAVCDAFCVMNSIPVVEAGIEGLKGSSQIVIPFSSETYTSNSMDGQADQEANNSCTITSFPKHPKHVIQFAKSIYSHYFTDNVIKMNNFLNDPVSFIGRLCTYDNVSNLLLFFKLTKMYFNADVHKTVQLLWENIFVRNVIHLLKSDEAELHKYFEEVQKLPKPVSFQPGNKNHVLFYHCAEKNFKKVLKNLLYLLDCEKTQQGGVFYFKEEQSGASKWPPFEDAIGEIVSKNNLHVDVKRLLYFLSVIRKNTTREFYASVERELFGLFNNPVFVSALRWVQRRRGAPGKGATVGGSSAARGEATPFGSTFGSTGGNTLDSTLDGTLAKPSAQSGGRKDAALLTPLICNLQDDADDINFVFSLTNVRNENYNFPHLPMLEFFKICNNIVPAIVTVVSAISALAALEMYKLAHVMHSRVGGSKMGSHQMGSYQIRGGHPASYPPQRDETAATLTQFREEKLKDLTIYTYGSRVYVRKNGKALFSFFNVPYEELEILCSLLNNHYVNLEDNFFTHSQLSSVCPPLMYENSPSALMRRFQFSIWNYLYVHIYPRGGKKRGNVGECDAVKCNVGECRLPVGPFGYRGGEQHVEGALAEASRAVSGANEDAANIVKSANDVNTATAANTADAANAANDLAESILKDLLTVGAASEVGESLHRASIHIGEIKKNVRLLMEQSRNAGELSKALTHLVDTLKRVKKKTEQMSSQAKAFINMRSKETRGDVTLDDLVTSLETLFNVSIQTIGVRDKIIYTKFQLPSFRHSGGRGLSVVLRELFKVNAAADAGANADANANAKVSTYVLHIFATDRAGSEVSLPDVQVNVHRH
- a CDS encoding hypothetical protein, conserved (encoded by transcript PVX_082585A), producing the protein MDPASEDTCCYCLGSTDGRPYHHVMWKSYKMCLRCKTDLKNCLSCERKIKEKTSSRRYTPCCRSTYDHLCDICCELPIICCKKKLGDAIPEVLYALDLHMSIRVPPNFLTYQNIYTFNKERFNDANHRCTFEYDHVGYAHRGERVDSVEPAQHSEVAAKGRDPPNGKNGKATTEGDFKSEQNQKKDIKTLLRKLTRSGHRPKKKKKKREVTRTGEDTQRVSFSRPQKKDNKENNKVEGGRSGGDALMCAAKGEGSAPHDVASPIKVPPTEGINQPDETHRRRREPKNHHLKKKLFSKKSSLYSKATAPLLDYLKLLRSRTKERGRDRRGGVSRRQGGAPLEEQKGNTTADVKNEKRLAMRFSTRFSTRFPTRFSTRIASRIATRMATRIGSKAVTQVDGQMAAAPPRKSHDLHLVLSFTNRANEEEIFTRLLHNELKVTDVLYLRNMFRQNGDGEKAIASCNCVVVSQKKLLLLHEQNKMIPNYAYRKLKLHELLPPNKDHLKLVDHLSLADCLPEISLFFYMSHELMHTYLWVSHLGTSAQFEQIRKIVKKLHGRSFHAGSENNRGDKLHKRLAYYLSPELEEALCVFASIQFMHHMRAVNAGGCESGHPQFFGGEHSHAPECELINYYIRTCERGGSPMYGKNYRELKRIMKNYTLVDILHIIGDINRARFYPVVSLRLLRAVVSSIRVVR
- a CDS encoding chaperonin, putative (encoded by transcript PVX_082580A; Apicoplast targeted protein. Curated by Stuart Ralph, Walter and Eliza Hall Institute of Medical Research, Australia.); translated protein: MKLSLLASLVVVSLTAALAKRVTTSSNLNFVTSNPRQLQRSSSQRLRATEYKLENKIIRGPLTPLNEFVLIQKDEAYDTTEAGVFIGDTLRKNQYIGKILGVGTGAVNTKNGERVPIDVQVGDVVIFNPSDGTKLKYNDKECLLISNEEILAKINDASVEVRPNNITPFYDRVLIKLVDTNAASSSLVIMPESKSDKSTDGLVVAVGDGTYDSNNNKVPIDVRVNDYIKFSPFSNESCEFTYNGEKFTFVRARYIMAKY